Proteins encoded within one genomic window of Pongo pygmaeus isolate AG05252 chromosome 4, NHGRI_mPonPyg2-v2.0_pri, whole genome shotgun sequence:
- the FBXL7 gene encoding F-box/LRR-repeat protein 7 isoform X2, producing MGANNGKQYGSEGKGSSSISSDVSSSTDHTPTKAQKNVATSEDSDLSMRTLSTPSPALICPPNLPGFQNGRGSSTSSSSITGETVAMVHSPPPTRLTHPLIRLASKPQKEQASIDRLPDHSMVQIFSFLPTNQLCRCARVCRRWYNLAWDPRLWRTIRLTGETINVDRALKVLTRRLCQDTPNVCLMLETVTVSGCRRLTDRGLYTIAQCCPELRRLEVSGCYNISNEAVFDVVSLCPNLEHLDVSGCSKVTCISLTREASIKLSPLHGKQISIRYLDMTDCFVLEDEGLHTIAAHCTQLTHLYLRRCVRLTDEGLRYLVIYCASIKELSVSDCRFVSDFGLREIAKLESRLRYLSIAHCGRVTDVGIRYVAKYCSKLRYLNARGCEGITDHGVEYLAKNCTKLKSLDIGKCPLVSDTGLECLALNCFNLKRLSLKSCESITGQGLQIVAANCFDLQTLNVQDCEVSVEALRFVKRHCKRCVIEHTNPAFF from the exons ACTCCGACCTGAGCATGCGCACACTGAGcacgcccagcccagccctgataTGTCCACCGAATCTGCCAGGATTTCAGAATGGAAGGGGCTCGTCCACCTCCTCGTCCTCTATCACCGGGGAGACGGTGGCCATGGTGCACTCCCCGCCCCCGACCCGCCTCACACACCCGCTCATCCGGCTCGCCTCCAAACCCCAGAAGGAGCAGGCCAGCATAGACCGGCTCCCGGACCACTCCATGGTGCAgatcttctccttcctgcctacCAACCAGCTGTGCCGCTGCGCGCGCGTGTGCCGCCGCTGGTACAACCTGGCCTGGGACCCGCGGCTCTGGAGGACTATCCGCCTGACGGGCGAGACCATCAACGTGGACCGCGCCCTCAAGGTGCTGACCCGCAGACTCTGCCAGGACACCCCCAACGTGTGTCTCATGCTGGAAACCGTAACTGTCAGTGGCTGCAGGCGGCTCACAGACCGAGGGCTGTACACCATCGCCCAGTGCTGCCCCGAACTGAGGCGACTGGAAGTCTCAGGCTGTTACAATATCTCCAACGAGGCCGTCTTTGACGTGGTGTCCCTCTGCCCCAATCTGGAGCACCTGGATGTGTCAG GATGCTCCAAAGTGACCTGCATCAGCTTGACCCGGGAGGCCTCCATTAAACTGTCCCCCTTGCATGGCAAACAGATTTCCATCCGCTACCTAGACATGACGGACTGCTTCGTGCTGGAGGACGAAGGCCTGCACACCATCGCGGCACACTGCACGCAGCTCACCCACCTCTACCTGCGCCGCTGCGTCCGCCTGACCGACGAGGGCCTGCGCTACCTGGTGATCTACTGCGCCTCCATCAAGGAGCTGAGCGTCAGCGACTGCCGCTTCGTCAGCGACTTCGGCCTGCGGGAGATCGCCAAGCTGGAGTCCCGCCTGCGGTACCTGAGCATCGCGCACTGCGGTCGGGTCACCGACGTGGGCATCCGCTACGTGGCCAAGTACTGCAGCAAGCTGCGCTACCTCAACGCGAGGGGCTGCGAGGGCATCACGGACCACGGTGTGGAGTACCTCGCCAAGAACTGCACCAAACTCAAATCCCTGGATATCGGCAAATGCCCTTTGGTATCCGACACGGGCCTGGAGTGCCTGGCCCTGAACTGCTTCAACCTCAAGCGGCTCAGCCTCAAGTCCTGTGAGAGCATCACCGGCCAGGGCTTGCAGATCGTGGCCGCCAACTGCTTTGACCTGCAGACGCTGAATGTCCAGGACTGCGAGGTCTCCGTGGAGGCCCTGCGCTTTGTCAAACGCCACTGCAAGCGCTGCGTCATCGAGCACACCAACCCGGCTTTCTTCTGA
- the FBXL7 gene encoding F-box/LRR-repeat protein 7 isoform X1: protein MRTLSTPSPALICPPNLPGFQNGRGSSTSSSSITGETVAMVHSPPPTRLTHPLIRLASKPQKEQASIDRLPDHSMVQIFSFLPTNQLCRCARVCRRWYNLAWDPRLWRTIRLTGETINVDRALKVLTRRLCQDTPNVCLMLETVTVSGCRRLTDRGLYTIAQCCPELRRLEVSGCYNISNEAVFDVVSLCPNLEHLDVSGCSKVTCISLTREASIKLSPLHGKQISIRYLDMTDCFVLEDEGLHTIAAHCTQLTHLYLRRCVRLTDEGLRYLVIYCASIKELSVSDCRFVSDFGLREIAKLESRLRYLSIAHCGRVTDVGIRYVAKYCSKLRYLNARGCEGITDHGVEYLAKNCTKLKSLDIGKCPLVSDTGLECLALNCFNLKRLSLKSCESITGQGLQIVAANCFDLQTLNVQDCEVSVEALRFVKRHCKRCVIEHTNPAFF, encoded by the exons ATGCGCACACTGAGcacgcccagcccagccctgataTGTCCACCGAATCTGCCAGGATTTCAGAATGGAAGGGGCTCGTCCACCTCCTCGTCCTCTATCACCGGGGAGACGGTGGCCATGGTGCACTCCCCGCCCCCGACCCGCCTCACACACCCGCTCATCCGGCTCGCCTCCAAACCCCAGAAGGAGCAGGCCAGCATAGACCGGCTCCCGGACCACTCCATGGTGCAgatcttctccttcctgcctacCAACCAGCTGTGCCGCTGCGCGCGCGTGTGCCGCCGCTGGTACAACCTGGCCTGGGACCCGCGGCTCTGGAGGACTATCCGCCTGACGGGCGAGACCATCAACGTGGACCGCGCCCTCAAGGTGCTGACCCGCAGACTCTGCCAGGACACCCCCAACGTGTGTCTCATGCTGGAAACCGTAACTGTCAGTGGCTGCAGGCGGCTCACAGACCGAGGGCTGTACACCATCGCCCAGTGCTGCCCCGAACTGAGGCGACTGGAAGTCTCAGGCTGTTACAATATCTCCAACGAGGCCGTCTTTGACGTGGTGTCCCTCTGCCCCAATCTGGAGCACCTGGATGTGTCAG GATGCTCCAAAGTGACCTGCATCAGCTTGACCCGGGAGGCCTCCATTAAACTGTCCCCCTTGCATGGCAAACAGATTTCCATCCGCTACCTAGACATGACGGACTGCTTCGTGCTGGAGGACGAAGGCCTGCACACCATCGCGGCACACTGCACGCAGCTCACCCACCTCTACCTGCGCCGCTGCGTCCGCCTGACCGACGAGGGCCTGCGCTACCTGGTGATCTACTGCGCCTCCATCAAGGAGCTGAGCGTCAGCGACTGCCGCTTCGTCAGCGACTTCGGCCTGCGGGAGATCGCCAAGCTGGAGTCCCGCCTGCGGTACCTGAGCATCGCGCACTGCGGTCGGGTCACCGACGTGGGCATCCGCTACGTGGCCAAGTACTGCAGCAAGCTGCGCTACCTCAACGCGAGGGGCTGCGAGGGCATCACGGACCACGGTGTGGAGTACCTCGCCAAGAACTGCACCAAACTCAAATCCCTGGATATCGGCAAATGCCCTTTGGTATCCGACACGGGCCTGGAGTGCCTGGCCCTGAACTGCTTCAACCTCAAGCGGCTCAGCCTCAAGTCCTGTGAGAGCATCACCGGCCAGGGCTTGCAGATCGTGGCCGCCAACTGCTTTGACCTGCAGACGCTGAATGTCCAGGACTGCGAGGTCTCCGTGGAGGCCCTGCGCTTTGTCAAACGCCACTGCAAGCGCTGCGTCATCGAGCACACCAACCCGGCTTTCTTCTGA
- the FBXL7 gene encoding F-box/LRR-repeat protein 7 isoform X3 — protein MWLPAKWPEFLLLLLLPVVQDSDLSMRTLSTPSPALICPPNLPGFQNGRGSSTSSSSITGETVAMVHSPPPTRLTHPLIRLASKPQKEQASIDRLPDHSMVQIFSFLPTNQLCRCARVCRRWYNLAWDPRLWRTIRLTGETINVDRALKVLTRRLCQDTPNVCLMLETVTVSGCRRLTDRGLYTIAQCCPELRRLEVSGCYNISNEAVFDVVSLCPNLEHLDVSGCSKVTCISLTREASIKLSPLHGKQISIRYLDMTDCFVLEDEGLHTIAAHCTQLTHLYLRRCVRLTDEGLRYLVIYCASIKELSVSDCRFVSDFGLREIAKLESRLRYLSIAHCGRVTDVGIRYVAKYCSKLRYLNARGCEGITDHGVEYLAKNCTKLKSLDIGKCPLVSDTGLECLALNCFNLKRLSLKSCESITGQGLQIVAANCFDLQTLNVQDCEVSVEALRFVKRHCKRCVIEHTNPAFF, from the exons ACTCCGACCTGAGCATGCGCACACTGAGcacgcccagcccagccctgataTGTCCACCGAATCTGCCAGGATTTCAGAATGGAAGGGGCTCGTCCACCTCCTCGTCCTCTATCACCGGGGAGACGGTGGCCATGGTGCACTCCCCGCCCCCGACCCGCCTCACACACCCGCTCATCCGGCTCGCCTCCAAACCCCAGAAGGAGCAGGCCAGCATAGACCGGCTCCCGGACCACTCCATGGTGCAgatcttctccttcctgcctacCAACCAGCTGTGCCGCTGCGCGCGCGTGTGCCGCCGCTGGTACAACCTGGCCTGGGACCCGCGGCTCTGGAGGACTATCCGCCTGACGGGCGAGACCATCAACGTGGACCGCGCCCTCAAGGTGCTGACCCGCAGACTCTGCCAGGACACCCCCAACGTGTGTCTCATGCTGGAAACCGTAACTGTCAGTGGCTGCAGGCGGCTCACAGACCGAGGGCTGTACACCATCGCCCAGTGCTGCCCCGAACTGAGGCGACTGGAAGTCTCAGGCTGTTACAATATCTCCAACGAGGCCGTCTTTGACGTGGTGTCCCTCTGCCCCAATCTGGAGCACCTGGATGTGTCAG GATGCTCCAAAGTGACCTGCATCAGCTTGACCCGGGAGGCCTCCATTAAACTGTCCCCCTTGCATGGCAAACAGATTTCCATCCGCTACCTAGACATGACGGACTGCTTCGTGCTGGAGGACGAAGGCCTGCACACCATCGCGGCACACTGCACGCAGCTCACCCACCTCTACCTGCGCCGCTGCGTCCGCCTGACCGACGAGGGCCTGCGCTACCTGGTGATCTACTGCGCCTCCATCAAGGAGCTGAGCGTCAGCGACTGCCGCTTCGTCAGCGACTTCGGCCTGCGGGAGATCGCCAAGCTGGAGTCCCGCCTGCGGTACCTGAGCATCGCGCACTGCGGTCGGGTCACCGACGTGGGCATCCGCTACGTGGCCAAGTACTGCAGCAAGCTGCGCTACCTCAACGCGAGGGGCTGCGAGGGCATCACGGACCACGGTGTGGAGTACCTCGCCAAGAACTGCACCAAACTCAAATCCCTGGATATCGGCAAATGCCCTTTGGTATCCGACACGGGCCTGGAGTGCCTGGCCCTGAACTGCTTCAACCTCAAGCGGCTCAGCCTCAAGTCCTGTGAGAGCATCACCGGCCAGGGCTTGCAGATCGTGGCCGCCAACTGCTTTGACCTGCAGACGCTGAATGTCCAGGACTGCGAGGTCTCCGTGGAGGCCCTGCGCTTTGTCAAACGCCACTGCAAGCGCTGCGTCATCGAGCACACCAACCCGGCTTTCTTCTGA